Genomic segment of Thamnophis elegans isolate rThaEle1 chromosome 17, rThaEle1.pri, whole genome shotgun sequence:
CCTTGGGGAAGGAGTGGCCTGTCTTTTCCACAGCTGCCCAAATGCCCCCTCCTTTAGGAAAGGGCCGGGCATTGGCCCCTTGGTGTGGTTTGCAGGCTCGCCTTCAAAGCCAGCCCAGAAAGGGACACCTGCTGATCCAAGCCCCACTTCCTTGTCCAGGGGAACAAGGGGGCCTGCCAAGCTCCCTTGCTCTGGAGGAGACTGCCCAGGCGGGGGCCCCCGGAGGAGGGGCCCAAGGTAGGGCTTCTTCTGCTTcccatcccccctccctccctccctccctccctccctccctctccccagctCCTCAGAGCCAGAGGTTATGAAGATGAGCTCCAGGGCTCCAGGGACTCTAATTATCCTCTAAGTGTGAACGCCAGAGTGATTAATtaagagataataaaaagaaaagcaggcTAGAGAGGAAATAAGGGCTGCTTTGATGATAAAACCTGAGCTAAGCCAAGCAATTAGGGGAATCTTTAGGAAGAGTAGTTAGCTCTAATCCCCTGGTAGCCATTGCCAGGGAAGGAaccagcagggagggagggagggggggctcaGGCACCCCAGGACCAGCAGCAAagggccctccctccctcttgcttcTTCCACAGAAGTCAACTGTTCCTCCTTCTTCCCATGTGGACTTGCGCTCCAGGCAATCAGGTCAAGACCCCCCTTTAAAGCAGGGGAGACCCCGATCAGAAGGGAGGAAGCCAGGAAGGGCAGACCAGCAGCTGAGGGTCAGGGCAGACCAGCAGCTGAGGGTCAGGGCAGGATAAGAGCTGGGCTGGATACCAGGGTGGCGAGGCAACCAAGTGGGCATCACATCGGGGATCCCCTTTTGGAGCTAAGAGCCCCCCCAAAGGACATCCTTGAGAGAGGCTTGCAAAGTCTTCCCTGAGGAGGGGGCAGCCATGCCGGGACTGGTGGTGGTGGGGCCTCTGGGTCTGCTTGGTGCCTCCCAAGGCCTCAATGCTGCGGCTGCACCCCTTCCCAGGCTCCCCTTGGGGGGGGaggcccccacccaccccacaaatGATCTGCAAAAGCCACTTTCTCCTCAACTTCAGAAAAGAATGTTTGGAAAAACCTCCCTCACCTCTGACCTCTGGAGAGAAGCAGAGCTCAAAAGAGTAGAAGAAGATATGCAGTTGGCAAAGACCCccgcgccccccccccactctggccATAAGGTGGGGATTTAAAGCTCTTGAATCTTCCTCTTGGAGCCTTGGCATTGCACAGACCCCCAATTTCCTTAAGTGGCCTTTAGAAGAGGGAAGGGCGGGGGCTCAGCCCCCTCCCCCTAGGGTGAATTCTGCCcaagctccctccccctcccccacagaatAGGGTCTGCAAGGAGAGCCTGCCAGGGCCCTGTGCAGAGGCCAAGAGGCCATGGGGCTGGTGGATCTAGCACAGCTCAGCCCTTTCTCCTTTGCCTATCCCCAGAAACTCTGATAGACTGTCCCTGCGGCTGGAGGCTTTGCCCAGCCCTTCCCTGGAGACCTGCTCTTCCTAATGGCCAGGGCTGCTAAGGGCAGAAGAGGCAGCTGCCTGAGTGAGGccgggagacacccccccccttacacacaccctgcctccccccccccaggggaaaTCAGAGGGGGAACCTCAGAGCAAGGCCAGGGGGGCAGAGAGACTGAGGGACCCTGAACCTGGAAGTGCCATGCTGGGCCAGACAAGTCCCATGAATCCCAGCCGGAGAGGCCCCTTCTCTCCCCTGATAATGAGCCTTAATCTTTTCCCTTTTCgattctccccttcttcctcttgaaAAGCAGATGAAAAATAATCCACTCGCAGAATGGATTgcagaatgaatgaatatttcaATTTGTGACATGCCATCATGGAAAGACCCCTGCCGGATGATTGAAAGAGGGCGGAGGGGAAGACAAATGACTTTCATTTagataaaatacagaaaattattttgtgaaaaatgaggaGCGATGGAGCTCGGCCAGcggcagcacagcacagcacgccccccccccattccgAGGAGGGGATGTCGGCATGCCCCCCCCTTTCTAATAAAGTGCCTGCGTGTCCTTTGAGTAGGGGAGGGGGAGCGCAAGGAGTCcagctcctcttccctccctcccttccccagccTGAGCCTTCGCAGACATCCTGACTACAACCTCCATTGTCCTCAGCCAGAGCACCCACCCAGGCTAACATCTGCAGGTCTGGAATGCCGGAATGCCAAAAGAAAGTCCATCGGTGGGGGGAGGGTCTTTCCCATGAGCCCCTCAGTAGACTGGGGAGGCCTTGTCCCATGAAGCCCCACATCCCTTTGCATCTCCAAGGACAGcctgcccctccccccaggaatGCTGCCCTCCAGGGTCCCCTCCCCCTTCAAAAGGTCTCTTCCCTCCGAATCCCCCTGTGTGGgtgccccctcctccctcccgccTGGACTGATGGAATGGGGCCCTGGGGGGAGGGGCTGCTGCCCCAGCTGCACTCTCCCTCTCCAgatcctgcctccccccccctcagagGGGCCAAGAGGGCAGGTCAGCTTCTGTCACCCACATCAAAAGTTTAATCCCTTCCctccatgcccccctcccccctccctctccaggAGGGTGAATGGGGGTTTTTCCTTAAAAGAGATACACAATTTGGGAAGATATACGTGATATACAAGcgcacagacaagcttggaaaACACCCAGGTGCCCTCGGCTGCTATCTCTCTGGTAGAGTGCCTCCGAATGTGGGAGATCCACAGAACAGGGAGCAACCTTGCTCTCAGGGCCAGGTTTAGGCAGGGAATCTGGCCTTGGCTCCTTGCTCCATCCATGGCGGGGAGGGGCCCCAGAAAAATCTTTTCCACTCTGGGGGCACCTGGCTGGGCCTTTGCTCTAACCCCCCTCCAAATGCTCTCAAGCCTTTTCTTCCCCAGAAATCGGGATGTTCATGGAAACCCTTTGTACAAGTCTCTAGTCCTCATGGCTTTTAGAAAAACAGAACTCCATGAAATCATTCAAGGAAGACTCTTTTTCTCTGCTACCTACATTTCAGTGCAAGATCTCACAAATGCTGAAAGTTGCACCGGAGGGGGCACTGGTAGACCCTTGGAAGCTGCCCCCATCCCCTCGTGGACAAGCCCAGTTGTGACTGAGAAGCAAgccagttacacacacacacacacaacattttATAACTATTAGTAACGCTAGCTGTTTATGGCACAGGAGACGGGAAAGGGAAAATTACGTCAGGCTCcaccccccccagccctccccaGCACAGCCACCTCGCTCGGATTCTGCCTGGCCCCCGCCCTCTCCGGCAGCCCCGCCCCCCCCAAACGCCGGAGACCGGGCTCCCCCCTCCATGCCCGCCCCGGGGTGGGCGCCATATGCAAAAGAAGGATGCCAGGGCCTGGAGGGGCCGGGAAGAATCTGCCCCCTTTCTCGACGACGCCCCCTCGGCAGggaccccccccccggcccctctTGGGGGCTCTGCCTACAGTAGTATCGCGGGGCCCGGCCCCGCCTGCAGGGAGAGGCGCCCCCGGGCTCCCCCTCCCCAATACGCTCGCCACCCGCCCAGCGCCCCACCAGCACGCGCCCCGATCCGGCCGCCAAGCACGGACACCCTTGGCAGGAGACCCCCGAGCCCGCCTGCCCCGGGGACCCTTCCCGGACGCCTCCGCTGGTTGGTCCGGAGGCGGAGACGCCCCCCCGCCCCTGCACCCCCCCCCTTCATTTCAACTCCACGCGGGACGTCGGGAGGAAGCGAGGCGAGGCCGCCCGAGGGAGGAGAGAGCGGGCAGCGCGCCGCTTTTCCATCTCCGTTCGCTCTGGCTTCTGGCGAGAAGCCGCCCCTTCCTTCGCTCCCAGACCGGCTCCCAACGCGGCGCCGCTCCTGCCCTCCCCGCCGCCCGTGGCCGATGCGCCGGCGGTCCAAGTGCGAAGAACTTTTGAGCCCCCCTCTCCGCGGAGAGGCTAAGGCGGCCAGGCAATCCCGCCCGACTCCCGACTCGGCAGAGGGGCTGCAACCCGGGGATCCGACCCGCACCGACGCCGCTACTCCAAAGGCAGCCTGGCGGTGGCTGCGGCTCTACTCTCGCACAGCGCAGCCCGGGCCGGCCCAACTCCGTAGCGGGCTCTGGCTCCCCACGGCTGAGGTGGCCGCCGCTCTGTCCCGCGCCGCCAAGCCTCGGCCGGCGAGCGAGCCACCCCTGCCCGGCCCGAGAGGCGAAGCGGAGGCCCGGGGCGGGCGCTGGGACGCCGCCTCTCCCGCCCCAAAGACGCTGCTCCGGCCCCGCCAGCGCCGCGCTCCGAGCCGGGCGCCCTCTCTCGGCGGGGCCGTCGTCGGAGGCTCCAGGCGGCCGTCGAGGCGCCGCTTACCTTCCGCGAAGCCGTCCTCGACTCCCCAGAAGACGCACAAGACGGCCAGCAACGGCAGCATCGCTCCCGGCGCGGCGGGGCTGGCTTCGTcgctcgcccgcccgcccgctcgggGCCTCCTGCTGCCCCGCGCGCCCAGCGCCGTCTTCGCCGCCGCTCCTTCCagcgaggggaggaggaggaggaggaggaggagaaaggaggcgGAAGAAGAGggaccgcggggggggggagggggaggaggcgggcgggcgggggaggggagggggcgaggaAGGGACCGTCGCCGGGGAGCGAGCGCGCGCCGGATTGGCCCAGCCGGGCGCAGGGAGGTCCGCAGACGGGGGGATGCCGCTGCGCCGCCAGCCCCGCTGCCCGCGCGCCCTGAGCGACGGGGATGGGAGTCCGGGCTGCCCGATGCTCGGCTCAGAACTGGCGAGCGCGCAGGGCGGGGACAGCCGAGGGGGGGGACGCTCTCCCGCCGTTTTCAGCGCAGCCCCCGGCGGGCAGGCAGACGCGATCCCGAGACCCCGGCCTTCCCCAGCCTGGCGAGAGGCGCCACCCTTCCCCGTCGCGGGCAAAGGGTCTCCCCTTGCGAGGATCCGGGGGGGGCATATTGCAGGCAACCGTCCGTCTCTACAACACCCTTGTTGGGTAGGTCCACACCACCACAGGAGCCCAAGCAAAGCGGGAGAGCCAGAGAAAGTTCCCGGCTTTGCCGGGCTGGTCCTGGAGGAGGTGCGCCCCTTCCCGGGCAAGGTCCCCCCGGCCCGACCGCCCCTTACCTCCCGCGGGGCTGCACAGAGGCAAAAGCCGTAGCTGCCCGGGAGATTCTCCGCCGGCGCTGGCTTCGGCTCCCCCATCCTGCGCCCGCTGACATCCCTCCCGCACCTCGCACCTGCAGGAGAGCAGGGTGTTTCTGAACATGCGCAGAGTGCCTCTCCCTCGGCACCGATTACCCTGGCCTCGCGTGGCTGTTCTGCGACCCACCGTTTCGGCCGGCTGGAAGCTGCCGTATGGCCTGATGGGACTGGGAAGCCCCAACACCCGGAGGTCGGACCTGGGTCAACTCGGGGCGCTTCCAGCAGCCCTGCAGAGTAGACCGGCCCGAGCTCAGCCTCCCGTCCGACGTGCTTAGAATGTCGTTTGAAGGGATCCATGCAGACGAACTACCGCTGCGGGCTTCCAGCTAGGAGACCCGGACAGGTTTCGGCCCTAACCGGAGAAGCGGGCTCCGTCCGGGGCTGGGAAGGGTGGTGGGCTCGCTAAGCTAACGGAGTGGGCAGCAAGCTTGGCGGCTGCCTAGAAGGCTCCGACGGTACACAGCGCCTCCCCAGGAGGAGATGGGCTGCGGGCCCTGGACGGCGCTCCTTCCTCCTGGCCTTCGAGGCCAGAGCCGGCCGCGTCCCCGCCCGGGGCTCCAAAGGGCTCCCCCTCGGTCGGCGCCGGAATCGCCCGGCCTTTCAAGCTTGCTTCGGCCCAGGCAATTCAGGGGCCTCCGTGGCAACACAGCCCCCGCCCCGCCCTCCGCATTGAGCGGGAGGTTGGGAAGTCACAAGGAGGAgcgtaactcccccccccccgcacagatCCGTCCCCGTTGGACGCGCCGTCCGGCATCCGAGCAaaaactccttcctcctcctttcgcTCCCTGCGAAGTTTGGGAAGCGCTTTTCGGAAGCTCCCTGGCGCCCTCCGGTGGCCACAAGCCCTCAAGGAGACCGCTCTCCCTCGCGGGGGCGGATCCTGGGACCGTGGCTCCTGCACCCCAGAACAATTAGGGTCGGCCGGCATGCTTGAAGAGCTGAGATACCAAAAGGGAAACTGAGGCTCAATCTGAGATTCCTCATGCGGAGGAAGCCTACAAGGCCACTTACTTGGTTTAAGCAAGGTTCAAGTGGCCCCCATCAAAAATCAAACTGCCCCCCTaggccccatgttgggaaccccTAGATTCTAAACAGAGTGAGACCCGTTTATGGCCCAGAGGGGAAATGCCAGCCCAGCAATCCTCAGTCTCCTGCCTCTTCCATGACCATCATAACGAGACTCCTCATGTCTCCCCGCGGCCTGCAGGAACCCATTTCAAAGCAGCCATGCGCTCCCGGCTCATTGCCAGCCTCTCGGAGGGCTGCTGCCCCACAGCAACAGCCATGTTcagtcccccccccacacacacactccttagGTCTCTGCTTGGAGGACTCGCCCCATCTGCATCCTGTGGCGAAAGCTCCTGGGCACTCCACTTCTTCTGGAATTGGCCTCCTGGCACAATTTGGCCAAGGGGTTTTTGTGACCATGGAGGGGAGCAAAGCCCAGACAGAGAGagggcactggggggggggggctctgcccCATCTTGCTCCTTGCAACAGCTCTTGAGCAGGCTTTTTCACCATCTCTTCCCAAgcactgggggtgggggagcgAAGGACCCCCAAGGAGAGGCGAGTGCCCAAAGGGGAGCGCTGGAAGCCTGGTCCGATTCACCAGCCAGCCGTGTGAGTAATATTCCCAAGGGGGCGTTTAGGCAAAAGCCCGAGTGAGTTATTTAGTGAGAACATTAAGACGGCACAGGATGATTTATTGATGGGAACTTCGTGGCAGATCTGTCGCTCAATAATTTATACCACTCAGCATTTAGCAGGGTCGCCAGTAAATAATTCAATTATTATAAACTAAGGGAAGCTTTATGATATCTTGAGTTACAGCTTCCCCTCTGATTCAGGACCATAAATACGAGGGGCGACAACTGCCTCTCACTGGGCTCCTTGCTGATCCCAACGCTCTCGCCCTCTGGATTGAAAAGCCTGGCATTGGCACCTCCTCTGGGTCTTGCATGGCATCTCCTGGGCACCACGGTCTTACAGAGAACACAAGCCCggcccagccagggaggggggggTCCTGCGTGGAAAGCAGCCCTGGGGCGGAAGGGGGTGACCTAGTGGTCCCTTGCTTTCAGCCCCTGAAGGGGCCAAAAGGCTCGGCTGATCCTGTAGCCAGACGTCAATCTTTGCCATATTTCAGTCGGCTGCCCCCCAGAAATGGTGACCTTGAGGAACCAAAGGGAGCAGCCGCACCTCACAGGCTGGCTGAAGGCAGGGCATCCCTGCAAGACGCCCACCGGCTGCAGCTCCAGGCATCAGTGGCAAACACCCAGAGGCCTTTTGGCCCTGCAGGGAAGACAAAGGCCTTCTGCCCTTTGAGTGGGCTTCTCCTGAGAAGTTGCCCTTAGCCCACCCCTCGGGAGAGGGACCTGCGTGCCTGCTGGGGGAGCCCAAGGGAGACCCCTGCCCGGCATGCCCGCTCATCCAGGGGAGACCCCGGAGCCAAGCAGCAGAGGGGCTCCAGCTGTGGCAGCGTTTGGACGAAATGCTCCCACATCTTTGTTCCCaagcttccccctcctcctccccctcctctatcAGTGGGGGGGGGCCTAAGGCCAGAGCTGGCCAATCGGCTCCCTGAGTAGCCTGAGGCCAGCCAATGGAGGCTTGGAAAAGAAATCAAGGCAACACCTGAGGAGCTTAGCTCCAGGTATGAGCCTGGCTTCTCGGAGTCCTGGGTTCAGCTTCTGCTAAGCCAACCGTGAGCCAGGATCTGCTCCATCTAGCAGTCCCCAGTGGGGCAGAGCTGGAGAAGCCATCGAGGGCTGCCCTTCGGGAGGTAGCCAGGCGAGCTGAAGGATGTGTGCGTGTCCCTCCTGCCTCCCCCACCAGGACCGACTCTCTTCTTCCGTTCCTCCCCTTCcacagaaaccccccccccccgctccccagaGGACCCAGACAGGAAGGGTTCGCTGTGCCTTTTAATGGGTAATAGCAGGCAAAGTGCCCCTCCTGGAGCACTTCAACACAAACGCTCATCTGGGAAACGGGGAGAAGCTTTTCAATCACGACAGCCCCTGAGCGCCCCCTGCTGGACAGGTTGCTCCTCCGGCCTTAAGAACCGGCACTACAGGGACCCCCTGTGCCAGCACGTTGGAGCCCaagagaggctgggggggggggagatgccttGCCTTGGGGTGTCGAGACCCATGGAATAAATGAAGGGGGCTGAAGCTCATTAAACCCGCTTGGAAGAGATGCTGGTTCCCTGGGATGCACGAAGCCACGATCAGAGTCCTGGTTTTCCTTCGGAGGGATTGCTTGGAAGGGCTGAGAAGCTTCCATCGGGCCCTTCGGCTGCCCCATTGAAGTGTCTTGGGGGGCGGGGGAAGCGGGGTCTTCTGGggtcacagcagcagcagcagcaaagcggcCATCACCAGGAGAGAGCCCAGCGCCCAGGGTCCTAAGgtgggaaagggaagggggtCATTAACACCTGAGCAGCCCATCCGAACGGAGGCCACGGCCAAAGCCACAGGAGGCTGATCTGAGCCACGGAAGGAGGGGGGCCAGAAGTGGGGGCTTCccgagagaagggggaggggctgGATCCTGCCACTCCATTGGACAACCAAGTCCATAGGCTGGTGCCCAAAGGGCCGAGATCCACTCAAATCCCTGGTTATTTGCACTAATCTGAAAAAAACACCCTAACTCTCCCTCCTCCAGGACTGGCAAGGCAGAGACGGGCATCTCCATCAGACGGGTGGCAGGGAagcccccactcccccccccccccgtggccgaTTGGTAGCAGAGCATTTCAGCCCACAGAACCTCTTAGCTACGTTAGCCGGTCGTCATTGGTCTTGGGGCAGCCATAGGGCAGGGCAGCCTGGAATCAGGAGGCCCCCTTCCCTGGCCTTGCCCATCGTCCTCTCCCAGTGGGGCTGATGGGAACTGCCGTGCAACCTATCCGGAAGGGAAGCTTTGGATCCTGTTTTCTGCTTGCGGGGgctttgcattccccccccccggccacccGTTTTGCATTTTAGATTCCAAAGTTTCCGGAGGCCCCACTTGATCCAGACcggctccccccccacccccaccgcaCCCCCCGTGTAAacagtccccccctcccccattcacCGGCATCCCAGCGTGGCAGGGTTCGCCAAATAATGACTTAAAGAACTTCAAAAAGAATTGCTGAATACCCAGTAATGAAGCCAATGAATAATGCAGAGGAGACCGAAAACAACGTAGAGGGAACATTTGCTTCTGCAAACTTCAGAAGTGCAGCTATTCTAACACAGCTGACAAATCTGCTTAGATCTCAAATATGGTAATTGGGACGGCTGAATTATTTGTAATAGTCTTTCCAGGGTTTCTTTGGATCGCGTGAGCTCCTCCTGAGGGGCCGCTGAGCTTCCTTGGGATCTCCGTTACTCCCTTGCGGAGCCGGGGACCACCTTGCAACCCCCCCACCTATTTCGATCCTGCCCCCAAAATAAGGACCCGCAGAAGTGCCAAGACTCTGCTGAGGGCCCCATTCAGTGGCGCACGCAGGTGGCAAGATTTGGGTTCCTCCACAAAACAAGGAAGGAGGGCTGACTGTTTATCCCGGCCTCAAGCGGGCAGGCATTCCTAGTGGCCAAGGAAGGGAACCTGCAGGGGGCAGCAATGCCAGCTGCTGGCCTCTGTGCCAAACTGCTAGTGCCAAGGAGGGGCACCTGCTCTGTGGGCAAATATTGGTGCTGCGAGTCTCCCTCTGGCTGGGTTCAAACAGGCCCCGGGGGCTGTGCAGAGAAGCCTTTGCCAGccgcgggagggggggagggggtggcgTCTTGGGCAGGTCCTGCCTCTCACCTGGACTTGCAGCGCTAGGCACGCAGGGATGCTGGAGGACGAAGCTGAGGGTGCTCTGGCCGGCGGAGCTCTGGGCCACGCAGGCGTAGTCCCTTTGCTGGTCAGTGTGCACAAGCTGTGTGAGCCTGGCTTCCCGGCTGAGGGTGGTGCCGGCCTTCGTGTCCTTCCAGGCGTAGGTCACTCTGTGGCCAGGTCCCATCCCTGCCTCGCAGTCCAGGTAGATGAGGCAGGAATCGTTCTTCAAGGGGGAGATCCTTTGGGTGACGTCTGGCAGGAGAGACAGGAGGGGGGCAATTCAGAGGGAGCAGCAGCCGGAGAGGAGACCTAGGACCCCGAAGCAGGAAGGGGCTCTTGAGGCCATCCAGCCAAACCCCCTGAACTTCGAAGTTCAAAGAGAAGCAGGACCATCCTCCCCTCGAACGCAGAATCGTTTTCTAGCTGAGCCGCAAAATGAATCGGCTTTTGGCCCAGATTGGCCGCCATGAGGTCACGCCAACTTCTGCCTCCCTTGCACAAACTCACAAGAAGTGACTGAGGAACTGAAAGTTCCGCAGAGGAACACAACGGAGCAGGCAAAGTGCTGCCCAAAGCACTAACCGGGGTGAGGATCGTCACCCGGCGAAGCCTTTCAGGATGCCAGGAAACCCACCGAGGCTTCTCCTTAAGAACATCCCCTAAAGCTCGGCTCAGCTAAAAGTAGGGTGACACCCCAccacccccccccactccctcccagcCTCATGTTTCATGCGTTCACAGTCAAGAAATGAGCTGGATGCAAGGAAGGAAATGTGGGACTCAAAGGGACTTGATTCCTTGGAGATCACAGCTGGGAGTCCCACCTTCTCCTACTTCCCTAGAAAAACGctccaccctcctctccctcctgctCCTCTGGGCAGCCTCTACGCAGTTCAGCTGCCACTTATCTGCCACGCAGGGAGATTCCTTACTGAATACGGCCACCAGGAAGCTGCCAAGCAACACtggggaggaggaggtgaagcCGGTGGAGGTTTCGTATTTGCCCCCATCGTCCAGGCTGAGGTTGGCAATTCTGAAGGCCATCTCGTCCATCTGGAAGGTCACCCGGCCGGCGTACTTGATGTCTACCACGGTGATCTCCTTGGAGTCCATCCAGATGGCCACCGCCTGTTGCCGGGAGGAGTCCCTCAGGAGGATGTTGGTCAGTCTCTGGCCCTTCGGAGGCACCACGGGGAACGTGACGGCATCTCCCACACGAACCGCCTTCCAGGGGGAGTCAGATGCTCCTGGGACACAAGGGAGGGGCAAATTCTGACAccgccccccctcccgccccccacAACCAGGAAAGCCTCCTTGAAGACCCAGCGGGGACAGGGGGGAGCAGGAGGGccagccaagcaggagaccccctgaCGCCCtttgaggaggggggggcaaTTTGCAGAAATAAATATTGCCCCAACAGCTGTAAAGCACCAGCCTGTTCCTTCTCTCCCAACTCCTTAGGCCACTTCCTTCAGGTCTATGCctgctttccccctccccagctgtgCTCAGTGCCCCCCTCCCAAGTACTGCATTACCCTCTCTGTTCTCCTGCTACTGGCCAGGGAACAGCGCCCTCTGCTGCTCAGCACCACCAACTGCCACGCCTTGCTCCCCTCTCATTTCCCTGGACTTTGGTGGAGGCTGCCAGTGTGGCCCTCCACCTCTTTGGCCCCTGGTGCCGAGGGACATTGGGCTCTCCTGCCGGCCAAAGACCCACCCAGAGGGGCATCGTCCGTGTCCAGGTGAAGAAGccgaaggagggggggagaggattaAAAGGACGAAGGGTACACAGCCACAAACAACCGCTTCTCAGAAGAGCCCCAGGTTGCATCCCTCCACTTTTAAAACTGCCTTGCTGAGCAAAAAGCAAAGCGGATTCAAGCCTTCGAAGAGCACCTTGAGGATGGGAAAAGTGCCCTTGGAGGAAGGACCCCGGCTCCAACTGTGGTTGTCCCAGCCATCCCCAGCAGAAGGGCCGCCTCCCAGGGCCCTTCCTGTGGCTCACCTGCcgagcagaagaggaggaggacggcCAGGAGGACACAGTGGGAGTCCATGTCGGGCCCTTCGGAGACAATTGTGCAAAGTGAGTCACAAGGAAACGGGcgtctcctcttccctcctccccttcagAAGGAACTCCCTTGTTTCTGGGGGTGGTCTGGAGAGCAAGTCACATGTCCCAGCCCAGTTtctggagaagggaaggaagcttCAGCTGGGggagaagcccccccccactTGACAAATGAAGGGGAAGCCTTTGGCCTGTTGAGAAAggcggctgcagcagcagcagccagaaaGGAGCCTCCGTCCGGGGCACAGGAAGGACGGGGCCCTCTGGCTGGGCTCCGCTATCGCCGCTGCTGCTGGAGCTGCTGGGaattttttaaacattgtttTAAGTGTGTTATAATCttagaattgtaagctgcccagagttgggtGGCTGTAGAAATAGaagaagtaaataaatgaaatgcctGGGCTTAATTCTGGCATATAAATATTACAAACAGATAATTCCCAAGTTCCAACCGGAGGGCTCAGAATCTCCCCAGAACCAAGAAGAaagatgtgccccccccccaagtgaagCTTAACTTCTGGGAAAAGTAGGCAGTTGGGACAGCTTGTGCAGCTTCAAGCTGATCTCCTGGAAACCCAACCAGAGCCAACGTCAACACAACCTGTGCCCTGGGGCTCCAGGGTTCTCcaggacggaggaggaggaggaggaggaggaccaggtGTCTTCTTTAAGGAAGCATGTAGGTAAAACAGTTGCCAGGCTCTGCAGTGTTTCCGCCTCTGGTTggtatcttggggggggggggaaacactcgCCCAGGCCCTTTCCGAGCCAGG
This window contains:
- the LOC116519837 gene encoding SLAM family member 5-like, with protein sequence MDSHCVLLAVLLLFCSAGASDSPWKAVRVGDAVTFPVVPPKGQRLTNILLRDSSRQQAVAIWMDSKEITVVDIKYAGRVTFQMDEMAFRIANLSLDDGGKYETSTGFTSSSPVLLGSFLVAVFNVTQRISPLKNDSCLIYLDCEAGMGPGHRVTYAWKDTKAGTTLSREARLTQLVHTDQQRDYACVAQSSAGQSTLSFVLQHPCVPSAASPGPWALGSLLVMAALLLLLL